The DNA window ataaaggtTTCACCACgttacatttaattaaaaattcccaAAACCGAAAATTCATAAAATCAGCCAAGCGTCTAGCCCATGGAATATACCTTACATgttttttggcttttaatcttaaattaatttttgagaTCGTCGATCGCCTATCTTTAAGTACTCGTCTTGGCTTTCGATAATTCGGCATACTGCTTGGCGAATACGAATCGGTGATACTGTCTGGCCAAGTTAGAGCACTGAAGGGGTTCGTTTGGAAACCGTTGATAGCAGTAAACCAGCTCTTCCTCGAATTTTTCGATCTCGCCCTCGCAATCCTTGGCCCATTTTACAGGCGTACCGAATAGGTCTTGAACCAATTTTAAGGATTTTCCGAACTCTTTTTCCTCGACTTCCAGAGAACGCTTCTTCCAGGACTTGGCCACCGGAACAGGATGCAAGGCACGCTCATTATGCTGCTTATGTTCCATCGTAGTAGGCATATCGGAACACGGctcttttattgttttttgcttACAAGCTTCACAGGTGGTAGATACGAGTTCAGTACTTATGACGGTGGCATGCTTTATTCTATCTACCACATCCCGAGTAATCTCAAATGCCGTTGGATTCTCAATCTGCACCGTTTGCGGCTTACTGTTCCTGGCTCCCATGTCTGAGAGTATtgccttatttattttagtttgttcTTCGTTTTGGAGTGAcgaataatttaaaatatttgaccACAAAAGCAAAGATAGCTAACAAATTACTCTGTAGAAGAAAAGGGTATACAAGATTAGTCATAACAGAAGTGGTTCGGTGTCCTTCTGAGCTATAAAACTATAAAAGAAATTCTACATTGGGCATGCAGATTCTATGCCTACGCCTACGTTACCACTTCTATTaatttcgaacatgttttgacattttttcaatttgtgtTTGGATTACTAGTCTCGATAGGTATGCATAAGCCGCAAAAAGCAGTCACGCCCACAATTTTGAAAACGTTCTGTTATTTTGGCGGCTACTCGCTCGGCACGTATgtatcatttatttatatgtttatttaaatagcGTTATATGACACGAAAATTAATCAGATCGGACTACTCTATCATATAGCTGCCAAAGAGCGATCGGTCATGAatgttttgtt is part of the Drosophila sechellia strain sech25 chromosome 3R, ASM438219v1, whole genome shotgun sequence genome and encodes:
- the LOC6613842 gene encoding uncharacterized protein LOC6613842, giving the protein MGARNSKPQTVQIENPTAFEITRDVVDRIKHATVISTELVSTTCEACKQKTIKEPCSDMPTTMEHKQHNERALHPVPVAKSWKKRSLEVEEKEFGKSLKLVQDLFGTPVKWAKDCEGEIEKFEEELVYCYQRFPNEPLQCSNLARQYHRFVFAKQYAELSKAKTST